The region TGGATGAATCCAAAAAAGTTCTTTCCTTTAATACACTTGTTAGCCATATCACATAATGTTAGATTAAGAGAATGGCAACCATAAGGAGTGTAAAACGCTCTAGGATTTATATCTAAAAATCTCTTTTGCACTCCTTGGTGTTTTCCTTTCATGTTTGCCCCATTATCATAGCCTTAACCACGCATATAATCAATTTGAAGACCAAGATACTTTAACTCCTCAAGTGTAATATCAAATAATCCTTTTCCGGAGGTATCATCAACATTCAAAAAACCTAAAAAGGACTCCTCGACAGTAACAGAATTATATGATAACTTTAAATACCTCACTATTATAGTCATTTGTTCTTGGTGACTTGAATCGGGAGTACAATCAAGTATGATTGAGCAGTACTTTGCTTCCTTTATCTTCTTGATAAgttcttttttaatttctttagcTAGCAAAAATATTAGTTCGTTTTGGATTAGGTGGCCAAGATAATGCACATGAAGCCCTTCACTTGTGATCCGTCGCACATGCTCTTTGATAACCGGGTCAAAATCTTCCAACATTTCAATGACACCCAAAAAATTTCCATTACCTGTTAAATATAATTAACAAATAAGAAGTGGAATCAGTCATCATAattaacaaatttttttttgtggAACTGGAACAAAAAATACAATTTATAGTTACCTTTTTTATACAACTTTTCATTGGATCCACGAAATGCTAAATTATGTGTAGCAAGAAACTTCACTACTGCAATAATTCTTAAAAGCACTTGTTTCCAGTAATCTCTTTCTTTCTTGAATTGCTCATGTTGAACTTTATCAATTGTTTCGTTCAAGTTCAATATTTTATGCATGTCAAACCACTTATTCCTATTTGTAAGATGGTCCAATGAAATTTCGTGTTCTTTTACCCTAGTGGTAACATGGTGCCAAACTGCATAACCTTCACCATcaaatttaccttttaaaatccCTTTTCTAAACACTTTACAACAGAAACAAAATACCCTGTCTAGCTCTTTCGAATATACTAGCCATTCTCTATCACACTTCTCCAAATTTGATAAAGTTCTTGTATACAAAGTTGCAGAAAATCGTCTACCAGATTTATCGTAGGGACCATACATAATACTACTATCTCTTTTAGGACCTTTCTTAACCAAAATTTTAATCTCATCCGAATTAAGTTTTTCCCACCTTCTTGGATCATATACATCAACAAGGTCTTTAACAGGCTCATGCTCTTCTGTCTCTTCTACTTCTACATGCTCTTGCTCTTCAATGTGCTCTTCAACATGCTTTTCAATGTGCTCTTCAACATGCTCTTCAATGTGCTCTTCAACAGGTTGTATGTGGATAAACTTATCTAGAGCACCGACATCAACCTTTCTCTTTTCTTCATCTAGTTTTCTCTTTTTACGTTTTTGATAACCGGATGGTTGTTTAGAATTCATCACTACAAGTTCATAAGTTTCAACTTTCAACATTCAAGCAATTACaataaacataatttgataaacagttttaCAATAAACATAAACTCATAATTTAAACTACTAAACTGGTTTCTATGAATCTTAGAAACTAATTCATTCATTCACTATTCTATTGACTATTAAACTAATTTCTATAGTAGATAAACTGATAATCAAATATTAAATTCGTTCAATAATATTAAATTCATTCAATGATTCAATattctattaaactcataatctATGAAAGTATGAATCATTCAAGTATGCAATTGACAACTATAAACTTGATAATCCTCAATTCTCATAAATCTTACCTGATTGGTTGATTAGCAGGAGATAAAATCAGataatggacccttgataatccTCAATTTCTCATAAAAGATCGTCTACCCTTGCTGAATGAGTGAATGACGCTGAGCCGCTAAATTGCTGTCTTTGCTGATTGCTTTTTTTTGAACGAACGAATAATTATTGATCATGAAGTGCTGCAAATTGCGGCTTCTATTTGTGACTACTCCCTTGCCT is a window of Lactuca sativa cultivar Salinas chromosome 1, Lsat_Salinas_v11, whole genome shotgun sequence DNA encoding:
- the LOC111896889 gene encoding uncharacterized protein LOC111896889; amino-acid sequence: MLKVETYELVVMNSKQPSGYQKRKKRKLDEEKRKVDVGALDKFIHIQPVEEHIEEHVEEHIEKHVEEHIEEQEHVEVEETEEHEPVKDLVDVYDPRRWEKLNSDEIKILVKKGPKRDSSIMYGPYDKSGRRFSATLYTRTLSNLEKCDREWLVYSKELDRVFCFCCKVFRKGILKGKFDGEGYAVWHHVTTRVKEHEISLDHLTNRNKWFDMHKILNLNETIDKVQHEQFKKERDYWKQVLLRIIAVVKFLATHNLAFRGSNEKLYKKGNGNFLGVIEMLEDFDPVIKEHVRRITSEGLHVHYLGHLIQNELIFLLAKEIKKELIKKIKEAKYCSIILDCTPDSSHQEQMTIIVRYLKLSYNSVTVEESFLGFLNVDDTSGKGLFDITLEELKYLGLQIDYMRDSTKRWEILKDNVKAWSLKSLCQTRWESRVESVKAIKLQLVDVREALLQVGEKDNDAAIASEATSLAEKELSDYEFLVSTVVWYEVLNHVNIVSKKLQSKDMHHDNAITEINKLIGYFKDYRETGFSKAIVEAKEIAIEMSMDPIFPQKRLIERKKKTRFEQFKEYDKVFGFLFPQNLRGIEDKDLKLYCHRLEKALKFEERSNIDAEELYTELKLFETLETNEFSNSIDVLKFLKELDYFPNASITYRILLTIPVMVASAERSFSKLKFMKSYLRSTMTQERLSSLAMISIENEILESIDYEELINQFAIKNARRASRIVG